In one window of Bizionia sp. M204 DNA:
- a CDS encoding alpha/beta hydrolase — protein sequence MKKLAFLFVLFFSISTIQSQVIYHPLQSSKLGETREIKVQLPRGYDANTDKSYPVIVVLDGDYMFEAVAGNVDYYSYWEDMPESIVVGVNQVSTRSADVLYSEQNSLPIETGAAFYEFLGMELLSYINDTYRTVNFRVIIGHDRTANFMNYFLLKGQPLFQAYIAISPDLAPDMQAYLTEKLPKIETKIFYYLATSANDIAKLKESTDALNTAISGVENKNFLYSFDSFDKASHYALPAHAIPNALEDIFFVFQPISKTEYKDTILKLEGSPVTYLTEKYQAIQDLFDIDKPILINDFNAIEAAINKSEKFEYFEELGKIARKEYPDTLLGNYYIARFYEETGEPKRAMKAYQTAFVLQEIGGITKDEMLRRADAIKADFGY from the coding sequence ATGAAAAAACTAGCCTTCCTATTTGTCCTTTTTTTTAGTATTTCTACTATACAGTCGCAAGTCATTTATCATCCGCTTCAATCTTCTAAATTAGGAGAAACGCGTGAAATTAAAGTGCAATTGCCACGTGGTTATGATGCAAATACCGATAAATCTTACCCTGTAATTGTGGTCTTGGATGGCGATTATATGTTTGAAGCCGTAGCCGGAAATGTAGACTATTATTCCTATTGGGAGGATATGCCAGAAAGTATTGTAGTTGGTGTCAATCAGGTCAGTACGCGCTCTGCTGATGTTTTGTATTCGGAACAAAACTCCCTGCCAATTGAAACAGGTGCTGCATTCTATGAGTTTCTAGGTATGGAATTGTTATCTTATATTAATGATACCTATCGAACCGTTAATTTTCGTGTGATTATTGGTCATGATCGCACAGCAAATTTTATGAATTATTTTCTATTAAAAGGGCAACCTTTATTTCAAGCTTACATAGCTATTAGCCCAGATTTAGCACCAGATATGCAAGCCTATTTAACCGAGAAACTACCGAAGATTGAAACCAAAATATTTTATTATTTAGCAACTTCGGCTAATGATATTGCGAAACTTAAAGAAAGCACAGACGCCTTAAATACCGCTATTTCAGGAGTAGAAAATAAAAACTTCTTATATTCTTTTGATTCGTTTGACAAAGCATCTCATTACGCGTTACCAGCTCATGCTATACCAAATGCTTTAGAAGATATTTTCTTTGTATTCCAACCTATCAGCAAAACGGAATATAAGGATACCATTCTTAAGTTAGAAGGGTCGCCAGTCACGTATTTAACAGAGAAATATCAAGCCATTCAGGATTTATTTGATATTGATAAGCCTATTTTAATAAACGATTTTAATGCCATTGAAGCCGCTATCAACAAATCTGAAAAATTTGAATATTTCGAAGAATTAGGGAAGATAGCCCGTAAAGAATATCCAGACACGCTTTTAGGAAACTATTATATAGCCCGTTTTTATGAAGAAACAGGCGAGCCGAAGCGCGCTATGAAAGCCTATCAAACAGCATTTGTTTTGCAAGAAATTGGTGGTATAACGAAAGATGAAATGTTACGTCGTGCAGATGCTATTAAAGCGGATTTCGGGTATTAA
- the radA gene encoding DNA repair protein RadA, protein MAKVKTTFFCQNCGSQYSKWQGQCTACKEWNTIAEEVLQKPEKSDWKTPTSTNKKRVSKPLLINEIDASQEARMQTGDAEFNRVLGGGIVPGSLTLLGGEPGIGKSTLLLQIALKLPYKTLYISGEESQKQIKMRAERINPNSNNCYILTETKTQNIFKQIEELEPDIVVVDSIQTLHSDYIESSSGSISQIKECTTELIKFAKETATPVVLIGHITKDGNIAGPKILEHMVDTVLQFEGDRNHVFRILRANKNRFGSTNELGIYEMQGSGLREVSNPSEILISKKDEDLSGNAISATLEGMRPLMIEVQALVSTAVYGTPQRSATGFNAKRLNMLLAVLEKRAGFRLGAKDVFLNITGGITVDDPAIDLAVVAAILSSNEDVSLPRDYCFAAEVGLSGEIRPVQRVEQRILEAEKLGFSTIFVSKYNKISLKNMTIKIQLISKIEDLVGFIV, encoded by the coding sequence ATGGCTAAAGTAAAAACAACATTTTTTTGTCAGAATTGTGGTTCACAATACAGCAAATGGCAAGGGCAATGTACGGCTTGTAAGGAGTGGAATACCATTGCGGAAGAAGTTCTTCAGAAACCGGAAAAAAGTGATTGGAAAACACCAACATCTACAAATAAAAAACGCGTTTCCAAGCCCTTATTAATTAATGAGATTGATGCATCACAAGAAGCTCGAATGCAAACAGGCGACGCCGAATTTAACCGCGTTCTAGGTGGTGGCATTGTACCAGGATCTTTAACCCTTTTAGGTGGTGAACCCGGAATTGGAAAAAGCACCTTGTTGCTGCAGATAGCTTTAAAATTGCCTTATAAAACATTGTATATTTCTGGTGAAGAAAGCCAGAAACAAATAAAAATGCGTGCCGAACGTATTAATCCAAACAGTAATAATTGCTACATTCTAACCGAAACAAAAACGCAAAATATCTTTAAGCAAATCGAAGAGCTAGAACCCGATATTGTGGTGGTAGATTCTATTCAAACCTTGCATAGTGATTATATCGAATCCTCGTCCGGAAGTATCTCGCAAATTAAGGAATGTACAACAGAACTGATAAAATTTGCTAAAGAAACCGCCACACCTGTTGTTTTAATTGGTCATATTACCAAAGACGGAAATATTGCCGGTCCTAAAATTTTGGAACACATGGTGGATACGGTTTTGCAATTTGAAGGCGATCGGAATCATGTTTTTCGCATTTTACGGGCTAACAAAAATCGATTTGGTTCCACCAACGAACTCGGTATTTATGAAATGCAAGGGTCTGGGTTGCGTGAAGTTTCAAACCCTTCGGAAATTCTTATCTCTAAAAAGGACGAAGATTTATCAGGTAATGCTATTTCAGCAACCTTAGAAGGTATGCGCCCGCTCATGATTGAAGTTCAGGCTTTGGTCAGTACAGCGGTTTATGGAACACCACAACGGAGTGCAACAGGCTTTAACGCCAAACGATTAAACATGTTATTGGCTGTTTTAGAAAAACGAGCCGGTTTTCGTTTAGGAGCTAAAGATGTGTTTTTGAATATTACAGGTGGTATAACTGTAGATGATCCTGCTATCGATTTAGCGGTGGTTGCCGCTATTTTATCCTCTAATGAAGATGTATCTTTGCCAAGAGATTATTGTTTTGCTGCCGAAGTTGGACTGTCTGGAGAAATCCGACCAGTGCAACGTGTGGAACAGCGCATTTTAGAAGCTGAAAAATTAGGGTTTTCAACCATATTTGTGTCTAAATACAATAAGATTTCCTTAAAAAATATGACCATAAAAATCCAATTGATTTCTAAAATTGAAGATTTGGTTGGGTTTATTGTGTAA
- the panC gene encoding pantoate--beta-alanine ligase: MIVFTEKRQVEKHLQGLKDQQFSIGFVPTMGALHQGHLSLVSKALEENYFVVVSIFVNPTQFDNATDLNNYPRTLARDTELLKTVSNQIIIYAPEVSDIYETETKAEHFSFDGLEFEMEGRFREGHFDGVGTIVKRLFEIVKPDHAYFGQKDFQQLAIIKKLVEKHQIPVTIHGCPILRGADGLALSSRNERLKPEYKIAAPFIYKTLKSAKKQFGTKSAKYVTEWVENAFSNHNLLQLEYFIIADEETLKPVSRKSKTKTYRAFIAVYADDIRLIDNIALN; encoded by the coding sequence GTGATTGTTTTTACAGAAAAGAGGCAAGTTGAAAAACATTTGCAAGGTCTAAAAGACCAGCAGTTTAGTATTGGTTTTGTACCAACCATGGGAGCATTGCACCAAGGACATTTGTCTTTGGTTTCAAAGGCGCTCGAGGAAAATTACTTTGTAGTTGTCAGTATTTTTGTGAATCCTACGCAGTTTGATAATGCAACCGACTTAAATAATTACCCGCGAACATTAGCGCGCGACACCGAACTTTTAAAAACAGTTTCAAACCAAATTATAATTTATGCGCCTGAAGTTTCTGATATTTATGAAACAGAAACCAAAGCAGAACATTTTAGCTTTGACGGTTTGGAATTTGAAATGGAAGGGCGTTTTCGCGAAGGCCATTTTGATGGGGTTGGTACCATTGTTAAGCGCTTATTTGAAATAGTTAAACCAGATCATGCCTATTTTGGACAAAAGGATTTTCAGCAATTAGCAATTATCAAAAAATTGGTTGAAAAACATCAAATTCCTGTTACTATACACGGATGTCCAATTCTTAGAGGTGCAGATGGTTTGGCATTAAGCTCCAGAAACGAACGCTTAAAACCAGAGTATAAAATAGCAGCACCATTTATCTATAAAACGCTAAAATCTGCCAAAAAACAGTTTGGCACAAAAAGTGCTAAATATGTTACGGAGTGGGTTGAAAACGCGTTTAGTAATCATAACTTATTACAATTAGAGTATTTTATAATTGCGGACGAAGAAACGCTGAAACCAGTTTCAAGAAAATCAAAAACCAAAACGTATAGAGCCTTTATAGCGGTCTATGCGGACGATATTAGACTAATTGATAATATCGCATTAAATTAA
- the panD gene encoding aspartate 1-decarboxylase, protein MQIQVVKSKIHRVKCTGAELHYIGSITIDEDLMEAANIIQGEKVQIVNNNNGERLETYCIPGPRNSGEITLNGAAARKVSPGDILILITYAFMDIEEAKVFKPSLVFPNEDNNLLQ, encoded by the coding sequence ATGCAAATTCAAGTCGTAAAATCTAAAATTCACCGCGTAAAATGTACAGGTGCCGAACTTCATTATATTGGTAGTATTACCATTGACGAAGATTTAATGGAAGCTGCCAATATTATTCAAGGTGAAAAAGTACAAATTGTGAATAACAATAATGGCGAACGTTTAGAAACCTATTGTATCCCTGGGCCACGAAATAGTGGTGAAATCACCCTTAATGGTGCTGCAGCGCGAAAAGTATCTCCAGGTGATATTTTAATTCTAATTACCTACGCTTTTATGGATATTGAAGAAGCTAAAGTATTTAAACCATCTTTAGTTTTCCCTAATGAAGACAATAATCTATTGCAATAA
- a CDS encoding DUF4270 domain-containing protein yields the protein MKKTINLYKTIAAVGCLLLTVVACEKDFSTIESEIEGIKDFTTAGKVFPTVMYDKKLEPVQTNNLTSNLLGIYTDETYGKTTANVVSQVIPNNFSFDFGEDPKVESVYLTVPYYSRIVGTDANGNSIYALDSIFGANQNIKLSIYENTYFLRDFDPGTDLTEAQKFYSNANQTINFDNYQGELLYTSESFLPDNSPTIIRAINQETGQLEEVGRGAPAMYLELENDNEYWDNLFFFNSLNPEAQPELSNANNFKNYFRGLYFKVEEPSAGGSQGNLSMLNFSQANIVITYSSITRIVIDDSGNTEEVRDNAEIILNFSGNRLNTIENSNDVKNIINTATSNTDLENGDTNVYLKGGEGSYGVIDLFSGNMIDDNGNSVSTVDYFKSKKGKWLINEANLTVYVNQSEVNNSDQEPERVIIYDLKNNTPIVDYYLDPTISTTDPLNSRINYSEKLKRDSNDNGVRYKFRLTEHVSNILLRDSTNLKLGVFVTTNINLTQNASVLNVPDEKVPTGSVLSPRGTVLHGSNPSVPDTKKMKFEIFYTEPTNN from the coding sequence ATGAAAAAAACAATAAACCTGTATAAAACAATAGCAGCTGTTGGCTGTTTATTACTAACAGTTGTCGCTTGCGAAAAGGATTTCTCAACGATTGAAAGTGAAATTGAAGGCATTAAAGACTTTACCACAGCCGGAAAGGTTTTCCCTACCGTAATGTATGATAAAAAGCTAGAACCCGTTCAAACAAACAATTTGACATCTAATTTATTAGGTATTTATACCGATGAAACTTACGGTAAAACAACAGCCAATGTTGTTTCACAAGTTATTCCGAATAATTTTAGTTTTGATTTTGGAGAGGATCCAAAAGTAGAGTCCGTGTATTTAACCGTTCCTTACTATTCTCGAATTGTTGGAACTGATGCTAATGGAAATAGTATTTATGCTCTAGATTCTATATTTGGAGCAAATCAAAATATCAAATTATCTATTTATGAAAACACCTATTTCTTGCGAGATTTTGACCCGGGAACGGATTTAACAGAAGCTCAAAAATTTTATTCAAATGCCAATCAAACTATAAATTTTGATAATTATCAAGGAGAGCTGTTGTATACTTCGGAAAGTTTTTTACCTGATAATTCACCTACTATAATTCGGGCAATTAATCAAGAAACAGGCCAATTAGAAGAGGTGGGTAGAGGTGCACCAGCCATGTATCTTGAGCTTGAAAATGATAATGAGTACTGGGATAATTTATTTTTCTTTAATAGTTTAAATCCAGAAGCACAACCAGAATTAAGTAATGCCAATAATTTTAAAAATTACTTTAGAGGGTTATATTTTAAAGTAGAAGAACCATCTGCAGGAGGTAGTCAAGGAAATTTATCTATGTTGAACTTTTCCCAAGCTAACATTGTCATAACTTATAGTTCAATCACAAGAATTGTTATAGACGATTCTGGTAACACTGAAGAAGTTCGTGATAATGCCGAAATCATATTAAATTTTTCAGGAAATCGTTTAAATACAATCGAAAACTCTAACGATGTAAAAAATATTATAAACACGGCTACATCAAATACCGATTTAGAAAATGGTGATACAAATGTATATTTAAAAGGTGGCGAAGGAAGCTATGGAGTAATTGATCTATTTTCAGGAAATATGATTGATGACAATGGCAATAGTGTTTCCACTGTAGACTACTTTAAAAGTAAAAAAGGAAAATGGCTTATAAACGAGGCAAATTTAACGGTTTATGTTAACCAAAGTGAGGTCAATAATTCTGATCAAGAGCCTGAACGTGTTATTATCTACGATTTAAAAAATAATACACCAATTGTTGATTATTATTTAGATCCAACAATAAGCACTACGGATCCACTAAATTCTCGAATTAATTATTCAGAAAAACTGAAACGCGACAGCAATGATAACGGTGTAAGGTATAAATTTCGATTGACAGAACATGTCAGTAATATTCTTTTACGAGATTCAACAAATTTAAAATTGGGGGTTTTTGTAACAACTAACATAAATTTAACTCAAAATGCGAGTGTACTTAATGTACCAGATGAAAAAGTACCAACTGGATCTGTTTTATCGCCTAGAGGAACTGTATTACACGGCAGCAATCCAAGCGTTCCAGACACTAAAAAAATGAAATTCGAAATTTTTTATACCGAACCAACTAACAACTAA
- a CDS encoding glycogen/starch synthase: MKDKRILYVSSEVVPYLPETEISSMSFETPRMVNQLGGQIRIFMPRYGNINERRHQLHEVIRLSGINLVINDLDMPLIIKVASIPKERIQVYFIDNDEYFKRKATLTDEEGNLFPDNDERAIFFAKGVIETVKKLNWAPDIIHVHGWLASLLPVYLKEYYKDEPLFNDSKIVTSVYNQSFDGSLNKDMFNKIKFDNISEDAIKTLKDPTYNNVMKVAIDYSDALIIGSEDLPEDLTKHLKDSKKPVLDYKPKDEFGEAYAEFYNSEVLS, encoded by the coding sequence ATGAAAGATAAGAGGATATTATATGTATCATCTGAAGTAGTTCCGTATTTACCCGAAACTGAAATTTCATCCATGTCATTTGAAACACCGCGAATGGTGAATCAATTGGGTGGACAAATTAGAATTTTCATGCCACGATACGGTAATATTAATGAACGCAGACATCAATTACACGAAGTTATAAGACTTTCTGGAATCAATTTAGTTATTAATGATTTGGATATGCCACTCATTATTAAAGTTGCTTCCATCCCTAAAGAGCGCATTCAAGTTTACTTTATAGATAATGATGAATACTTTAAGCGTAAAGCCACACTCACTGATGAAGAAGGAAATTTATTTCCGGATAATGATGAGCGTGCTATATTTTTTGCAAAAGGGGTTATTGAAACCGTTAAAAAATTAAATTGGGCACCAGATATTATTCATGTTCATGGTTGGTTAGCATCCCTATTACCCGTTTACTTAAAAGAGTATTACAAAGACGAACCTTTATTTAACGATAGTAAAATAGTAACGTCTGTATACAATCAAAGCTTTGATGGTTCGTTAAACAAGGACATGTTTAACAAAATAAAATTTGATAACATCAGTGAAGATGCTATAAAAACCCTTAAAGATCCAACCTATAATAACGTAATGAAGGTTGCAATTGATTATTCAGACGCCTTAATTATTGGATCAGAGGATCTTCCAGAAGATTTAACAAAACATTTAAAAGATTCTAAAAAACCTGTTTTAGATTACAAGCCCAAAGACGAGTTTGGTGAAGCCTATGCTGAATTTTATAATTCAGAGGTGTTAAGCTAA
- a CDS encoding lysylphosphatidylglycerol synthase transmembrane domain-containing protein yields the protein MNPALKKYLKIILPILLGVFLIWYSLSKVPLSQLLDYFKNANYFYITLGMFFGLLSHLSRSYRWLFQLEPMGYKVRFANSFMAVFSAYLINYTIPRAGEVARASILTTYEGVPFEKGFGSIVAERFADLIMLLIIIGITLFLQFDYIVAFFIERFNPKNLLIYLLLAILLLGVFIFYIRKSKTGFGLKIKNFVKGLAEGALSIFKMKKKWAFLFHTVFIWSMYVLMFYTTSFSVEALNGITLGAILIGFISATFSIAATNGGIGSYPIAIYAAFSIFAIPEAPSIAFGWIIWTSQTLLIILFGGLSLLYLPIFNRNKVPHQIDSKD from the coding sequence GTGAACCCTGCACTAAAAAAATATCTTAAAATTATACTCCCAATTCTGTTGGGAGTTTTTTTAATATGGTATTCTTTATCCAAAGTGCCGCTGTCCCAATTGCTAGATTATTTTAAAAATGCCAACTACTTTTATATAACGTTGGGTATGTTTTTCGGACTTTTAAGTCACCTGTCTCGATCCTATCGTTGGTTATTTCAGCTAGAGCCTATGGGTTATAAAGTGCGGTTTGCTAATAGTTTTATGGCTGTTTTTTCGGCTTATCTTATCAATTATACCATTCCTCGCGCAGGTGAAGTTGCTAGAGCGTCTATATTAACAACCTATGAAGGTGTTCCATTTGAAAAAGGTTTTGGTTCCATTGTAGCCGAACGTTTTGCAGATTTAATTATGCTGTTAATCATCATTGGAATCACCCTGTTTTTGCAATTCGATTATATCGTAGCCTTTTTTATAGAGCGTTTTAATCCTAAAAACTTACTTATTTATCTTTTATTGGCTATTTTGCTTTTAGGGGTTTTTATTTTTTATATCCGAAAAAGCAAAACTGGTTTCGGATTAAAAATAAAAAACTTTGTAAAAGGTCTCGCAGAAGGCGCATTGAGTATTTTTAAAATGAAAAAGAAATGGGCATTTTTATTCCATACCGTTTTCATTTGGTCTATGTATGTGCTGATGTTTTATACTACTTCATTTTCGGTTGAAGCTTTAAATGGTATAACGCTTGGCGCTATTTTAATTGGTTTTATTTCTGCTACCTTCAGTATTGCAGCTACCAATGGTGGCATTGGCTCTTACCCAATTGCTATTTATGCGGCATTTTCAATTTTTGCTATTCCCGAAGCACCAAGTATTGCTTTTGGGTGGATTATTTGGACCTCCCAAACCTTACTCATCATTTTATTTGGTGGCTTATCCTTATTATACTTGCCTATTTTCAATAGAAATAAGGTGCCACACCAAATAGATTCCAAGGACTAG
- the glmS gene encoding glutamine--fructose-6-phosphate transaminase (isomerizing): MCGIVGYIGHREAYPIVIQGLKRLEYRGYDSAGVALFDGTELKVCKTKGKVADLEKLAATEMTTNGNIAIGHTRWATHGVPNDVNAHPHYSNSGELVIIHNGIIENYDSLRKELTSRGYTFQSDTDTEVLINLIEDVKKKENVKLGKAVQIALNQVIGAYAIAVFDKNKPDEIVIARLGSPLAVGIGENEFFIASDASPFLEYTKNAVYLEDEEMAIIRLGKGIKVRKIKDDSLVVPYVQELQMNLEQIEKGGYPHFMLKEIFEQPNAIRDTYRGRLLVNEGIIRMAGIDDNLERFLNANRIIIVACGTSWHAGLVAEYIFEDLARIPVEVEYASEFRYRNPVITDQDVVIAISQSGETADTLAAIKLAKSHGAFVFGVCNVVGSSIARETHAGAYTHAGPEIGVASTKAFTTQITLLTLIALKLAKNKGTISKSDFHYHLQELELIPEKVSKALQSDEHIKAVAAIYKNAKNCLYLGRGYNFPVALEGALKLKEISYIHAEGYPAAEMKHGPIALIDEQMPIVVIATKKGHYEKVVSNIEEIKARKGKIIGIVTEGDTNVKQLADHVIEVPETLECLSPLLTTIPLQLLSYHIAVMLGKNVDQPRNLAKSVTVE; the protein is encoded by the coding sequence ATGTGTGGTATTGTAGGATATATAGGTCATCGTGAAGCCTATCCAATAGTAATTCAAGGACTTAAGCGTTTAGAATATAGAGGTTATGACAGCGCAGGTGTTGCCCTTTTTGATGGTACCGAATTAAAGGTTTGCAAAACAAAAGGTAAAGTAGCTGATTTAGAAAAACTAGCCGCAACAGAAATGACTACAAACGGTAATATAGCCATTGGTCATACACGTTGGGCAACACATGGTGTGCCTAATGATGTTAATGCGCATCCACATTACTCTAATTCTGGCGAATTAGTCATTATTCACAATGGTATTATTGAAAACTACGATTCACTTCGAAAAGAATTAACATCTAGAGGTTATACGTTTCAATCAGATACAGATACGGAAGTATTAATTAATCTAATTGAAGACGTAAAAAAGAAAGAAAATGTAAAATTAGGTAAAGCTGTTCAAATTGCATTAAACCAAGTAATTGGCGCTTATGCTATTGCTGTTTTCGACAAAAATAAACCAGACGAAATCGTTATTGCAAGACTTGGAAGCCCATTAGCCGTTGGTATTGGCGAAAATGAATTCTTTATAGCTAGTGATGCTTCACCATTTTTAGAATATACAAAAAATGCTGTGTATTTGGAAGATGAAGAAATGGCCATCATTCGTTTAGGCAAAGGTATTAAAGTTAGAAAAATTAAAGATGATTCTTTAGTAGTACCATATGTTCAAGAATTACAAATGAATTTAGAGCAAATTGAAAAAGGTGGTTATCCACATTTCATGCTAAAAGAAATATTTGAACAACCAAATGCCATTAGAGACACCTATAGAGGTCGATTATTAGTTAATGAAGGCATTATCAGAATGGCTGGAATTGATGATAATCTTGAGCGTTTTTTAAATGCTAATCGTATAATTATAGTAGCCTGTGGTACATCATGGCACGCTGGATTAGTAGCTGAATATATTTTTGAGGATTTAGCAAGAATTCCTGTTGAAGTAGAATATGCTTCGGAATTCAGATACCGAAATCCCGTTATTACCGATCAAGATGTGGTAATTGCTATTTCACAATCTGGTGAAACCGCGGATACACTTGCAGCTATTAAATTAGCCAAATCGCATGGTGCATTTGTATTTGGAGTTTGCAACGTTGTGGGTTCTTCTATTGCAAGAGAAACTCATGCAGGAGCTTATACGCATGCCGGACCAGAGATTGGTGTAGCATCCACAAAAGCGTTTACAACACAAATTACGTTACTTACTTTAATTGCCTTAAAGTTGGCAAAAAATAAAGGAACAATTTCTAAATCGGATTTTCACTACCACCTTCAAGAATTAGAATTAATTCCGGAGAAAGTTTCAAAAGCCTTACAATCTGACGAGCATATTAAAGCCGTTGCTGCCATTTATAAAAATGCCAAAAACTGTTTATATTTAGGAAGAGGTTATAATTTCCCTGTAGCCTTAGAAGGCGCTTTAAAGCTTAAAGAAATTTCATATATTCATGCAGAAGGCTATCCTGCTGCAGAAATGAAACACGGACCAATAGCTTTAATTGATGAACAAATGCCTATTGTAGTTATTGCAACAAAAAAAGGGCATTATGAAAAAGTAGTTAGTAATATTGAAGAAATCAAAGCTAGAAAAGGTAAAATAATTGGTATTGTTACAGAAGGTGACACCAATGTAAAACAATTAGCCGATCATGTTATTGAAGTTCCAGAAACTTTAGAGTGTTTATCTCCACTATTAACAACTATTCCATTACAGTTATTATCTTACCATATAGCTGTCATGCTAGGAAAAAATGTGGATCAACCTAGAAATTTAGCCAAGTCTGTAACCGTTGAATAA